The window CAGCTACAATTCCTTAAGAGCTCAGCATCCTGAAGTCCTGAGTACCCTAAATCAGATTGTGTTCATGTGTCTGTAGTCGCAGAGAGATCTCTAGTAGTTGCCCCATCTAGCTCTCTTCTGGTTTCATTTCCTGTCTCTTACCCTCATGTTTTGCAGAAGAGGATGGCTAAATTCCCAATCTGTTGTATCCATCTCTTCTCCAACAACACAGATCTCCCTGTCTTAAAGGACATTTCAGTCCAATAGGTACTGCCCACTTCTTTCTCCCTATTGCCCACAGATTGTAATCAAACAAGCACTCGCTCCAGCTGAAAAAAAACATCCCAGCAGATTCCAGTCATGGACCCAGATAATGACTTAACAACACTCCCCCTCTTTGCAGGCTTCCCATGCTCTGTGGGGATTTTCAGAGCCACCCTTCAGCACCATAATGCTCCTCTGCTGGCACACAAGCCCCATCACGTGCCTTTACCAGACGGGTAGGAACCAGATTCCACCTGTGGTCCCTTGCAGCCTACTTCACAGCCTCCGAGTCTCAGGAGTTTAATATCCTccgcaagggggggggggggggctcacctTCTCCAAATagcccccccccaactccatgAGACTTCCCAGCAACTCTCTGCAAATCCCCGCcgtgatggggggtggggcttTCACTCGCCGCTCACCTGGTTGAACTCTTCGTCGGCGTAGATATCGATCAGATCCACCCCCTCGGACATATTTCCAGCCGCGGCGGGAGCCAGAGCCCGGGGGCACAGGAAGGAAGGAGGTGCGGTGCACTGCGGGGAGAGGCGGCTCAGTAACACGGGCCGGCCATGTGCGCCCGGCCTGAGTctacactccctccctccctccctccctccctccggaCCTACCCGCCCCGgctcccccacatctgcccacccggctccccctcccccgcttagATCTACCGCCCTCCCCACGATCGCCCCGCCAGCTTCACCCAACCCCCCCGGGAGAGCGGGGGCCCGTCCAGCGCTCCCACCGCCTCAGGGCCCGGCCgaccggcccccccgccccgcggccCCGATCCCCCCCCGCGCCGGCCCCACTGCGTCGAGTCACCGGGGGGGGCCCCGCCGACCCGTTACCGCGCAGGGGCCCAGCGTCCCGAGCAGGCCCGAAGCGCGCGAACCGCTCACCGCCACAGCCAGCGCCGTCACGCCACGCCCCTTCCGCCGCAGGACACGCCCCTTCCGCCCCCGCCCGCCGGGACCGGGGGTACCATAGAGAGGCCGGAGTAGAGCGGCTGGGCCCAGGGAGCGGGATGGCGGCGGCAGCGGTGCTGGGGCTTCGGGTGAGCGGGGCGAGTttctgcgggggaggggcagagcctggggcacCACCCCCGCCCCAGGTGGGCGCCCTGCGGGGTGTCGGGCTGGGGGCGGGTCACTACGaggcagccccgcccccgcctggGCCCCGGCTGCCCTCACGCGCCCGCTCTCTCGGCAGCTCCTGTCTCTCTCCGGACGGGCTCTCCGCGCCCCCCGCCCGAGCTCGCTCCCCGCCCGGCGCGGCTGTCGGGGCGGCTCCCCGGCCGACTCGCGGAAGGACCTGCTGGAGATCCCCTTGCCCCCCTGGCAGGAGCGCCCCAGCGAGCCGCTTCCGGCCAAGAGAGCCCGGCTCCTGTACGAGAGCAGGAAGCGAGGCATGCTGGAGAACTGCCTGCTGCTCAGGTAAGGGGGGGGCCCCGCGCGGGGATGCCCGGATCGGGGTCTCCCTCTGGCTGGCTACGTTCCCTGGGTGGATTCGCTTCCTGCCCCCTTCTTTGGGGAAGGCATGAGGGTCTCCGTCTCCCCAGCAGCTCTCCTGGCCCTCCTTGGCTCTGCCAGGCTTCCCCATTCCCCCGCGGCGGGGAACCGAGTTCGCCTTTAGGTTCCGTGCCGGGTCCCGTGCCGTTCAGTGTAAGTAGCGACCTGCAGGGCGAG of the Eretmochelys imbricata isolate rEreImb1 chromosome 6, rEreImb1.hap1, whole genome shotgun sequence genome contains:
- the SDHAF2 gene encoding succinate dehydrogenase assembly factor 2, mitochondrial; this translates as MAAAAVLGLRLLSLSGRALRAPRPSSLPARRGCRGGSPADSRKDLLEIPLPPWQERPSEPLPAKRARLLYESRKRGMLENCLLLSLFAKENLNSMTERQLNLYDRLINEPSNDWDIYYWATEAKPTPEVFENDVMVMLREFTKNKNKEQRLRQPDLEYLFEPSR